The Vigna unguiculata cultivar IT97K-499-35 chromosome 1, ASM411807v1, whole genome shotgun sequence nucleotide sequence gtataatagtattatttttggCTGAAGCAGCTCGAATTTGTTGCTTctgaatttttgttattttattttttcagccAATGCATCGAGCTCGAATGTTTCGACCCTTGTTGGAACTGTCTGATTTGTTTATCATATGGTTCTGTTCGGTTATAGGAAAAAGTTTTAGTTTGTCGGTTAAACATAGAATGGTATTACAATCTAGTTCTACCTTTGGTCACGATTGGGGGTGGAAGCATGGATCTATGGAATGAATAAGTGGGATGAGatttaaaatgactaaataaaCTTCCATTCTAATTTGTGAGACTGCACGctgagtttttatttattaaatgacgCCACTTTTActataagttaattatttttgttgcaAGATTATAAGTTTAAGATGAAagtcttaaaaaaaatttattgaaatatgtttatattataagaagaaaatacttttttattttaggaacattaataaccaaataaaatattaacgtgggaggttttatttatttgttttttatgaaagttaacTGTAAGAAATTTTAGTAAATGTTATGTAAGATAAATCAAAATCTCGTAATAAATGCTGTAACAAGAAATTTCCAACGAGTATTGATTACTTTAGTTCTtgaataacaatattttattttagtagatgatttaataaaaagaagcaatttatttctatctattaaattatacaatctattataaattttttaatgaaatatttttatttctaaataactACCTTGCAAATAGAAGAGTATAACTTGTACAGTCCCTTATTCACTTAAGccgttttattttcttaaataagatTAAATCAATGCACTTTGTGCACACAGTCTAGCAAGCAGAGAACATGTTTTTTACACTCCATTTTCATTGCTTTGAAGAAGCAAAAATGTAGTCATTTTCTggtcaaaattaaaattttagtaagattttattttaaagtttttttaattataccaAACTGAATaactaaaattgtaattttgttagacataaagtgaaaaatAGGTCTTGCTCCTAACTTACTTTTTCAAAGcttttaactattttctttcttctattgTTAAGGTCAATGTTGACACCTGTTTTTCATTGCATTTTGTTGGTTTGCAGGTGTCGAAAGTAGGGTTGATATATCATTCCTAGAACCTTCCAGTTATGTGCCTACAATGCTTATTCCAGTATTGTATAAGACGAAGTGGACGATATAGTGCGAACCAAAGTATAAATCAATCATTACGTCTTTAGTTGATTCGTTATTTGTACCACAAATTTAATTCTGTAACCTTTCACATTAAAACATGAATAaagtaaaatacaataaaataagaaatattatgtatattaaatgttcttattataatagttatagtACATGAATATCACTTAAGagattttaaaccattttataattataatttttatttaattagtaaaagtaatattaaGTTTGTTTTACATTCTTATTTTGATCCCTAATCAATTGCAtaccattaattgattaattaattaattaaaaattaagaaattaaaataagcataaaaagaataaaattgagaGTTCAAAATAATAGACTTAATGTCATCACATGTTCACGTTCTTGTTATAAAGTAGTGTTCTCAAAAAAACCTCTTGTATAATATTAAtgactaaaagtataaaattattaacacgCTTGATTAAAAAAAGGAGCatactttaaaatgaaaaaaataaaaataaaaattaccaaAGTTTACAACTTATAAAATCAAACAATGAAGTGTCCCTTCAAATCAAACTTTAGTGTTGTGTTTGCTTTGAAGGATTTATTGTTCAGAGTGAGTAGACACAGAAAGATTGTGGTTCCATAtgattatatgacattagtcttacacacttataagacatttgacaccaaaaccttatgggtctttattcttatatagtgtttaactttgtcttttctatccaatgtccCTTCAAgtgtatgagtgacccctttttggttatggttatgcagtagtcactccgaaccatcgactctgataccattgatgagtttatatttatagtcatggttattgagagattgtggtcatatatggttatatgacattagtcttacacttataagacatttgacatcagttttacaccaaaaccttaaggcaatagtgttatgggtctttattcttatatagtgtttaactttgtcttttctatcaaatgtaggactttttgactcacacttggactatttcTAACAAGAGTGACTATCGTGTTCGGTTCCTAGGATTTGTTCCTAGAATTTGagaacaaatgaaagaaaaaaattgcagaATTACGCTATGTCCCGTCTATGCTCatatgaaatgatttgatgataattcataataaaagaTGCATgtaatttggactgattttcacttttaaaattacgcttttaataataattaatatcccaaatttttaaaatgtttataaaaaaaatttcgatatataaatatattgtatttataatatttatttattaaaataattattttttcaatttattcatttaaatattttttataaaataaatttaacttatctGAATATGATTTTAGATTCCTTCATTTAATTAAACTGagagtataaaataattttaaaccgtcatttaattacataattatcgttggtatataattatatatgttaataaactaattatactcgtttttattttgcatttgaaTGATAATGTATAACTTCTTTTTGAGtagttttttctttgtattagtttttttaatatattcccttttaatatttaaagaaatattagtttaaaatgTTAATCATTGAAATTAAAGCAAACAcgtaactaaatatatatttcaacagaaaactatttaaatatgtattaatatcagtagttgtttatatataacttgataaatatttacataGTATATggttagaaattttattttgatcaataaagatattttaagaCAATAGAGGAGGTATTGTGGAAAGTCTCAATAAGCAAGATATCATCATTTACATCTTGTACAATTTTGCATGTTGCCAGATATTGTATGaataagtttatattataaatattaaaaagtattttttaaacaatagtAAAGCTTCAAATAAGTGTTAATGAAGAGTTTTAAACTatttcattaaaagttaaaaaactaaaagaaaataaagtttaaaattacattagtgataatttaatttttaattcttgaaTAAGTGGTGTTGAATTACCATAAACAAATCCTTATttctaaagaaagaaaaagataatagGAGGGTGAACGTTTTATTTGGTAATTTGCTGAAGCTTATAGTGGAGAAATAAGATTCGTAATCAAGGGCATGAAAGAATGAGTTAAAAATTTATGCAGAGATAAAGCAGAAGCAACTATACATGCATAGTTAAGGGCGTATTTACACGTATTTTTTTGGTGTGGCGGCAGATGCACTATGTCTGGTTCAGAATCTTTGTGCAATGAGAGATACCACGCGTGGCCATCAACAATATTCATAAAGGAAAGTAGAAATTTCGGGCATCTTTAGTGGTAGTAGCCACATCATTAACATCTTATTCCAAACTCATGCTATAAATACACTGAAACTAACCCATATCCAACTACAACCTTTAATCAAACtgcatattttcttttctcccAGCGAACATAAGCACTCTCATATTTTCACCGTTGAACAATTATGGCCATATTTTCACGTAAAGTTATAATGCGTATCATTTTACTCGTTATAATAATCATTGGGACAGTCGACGGGCGAAAAGTTCAAAATTGTGGTGGTTTTGGAAATGGTCGATCAGCAGATGGAGGTTTCGGAAGTGCAGGTACCGGCACGGGAAGCAATATAGGTAGTGGTGGAGGAGCCAAAATTGGTGAAGGAGGCAGCATAGGTGCCGGTGCCGGAGGTGGTGTTGGTGCAAGTGGAGGTGCAAGTGGAAGCAATAATGTTGGCGGTGGAGGCAACATAGGTGGTGGTGTAGGTGGAGGAGGTAGTATAGGTGCACCTGCAGGAGGTGGTGTAGTTGTTGGTGGTGGTGCAAGTGGAGGAGGTAATATAGGTGGTGGTGTTGGAGGAGGTGGAAGTGTTGGTGTAGGTGGAGGAGGTAACATAGGTGGTGATGGGAATGTTGGTGCAGGTGGACGAGGTAGCATAGGTGGTGGTATAGGAGGCGGAGGTGCAGGTGGAAGCAGTAATGTTGGAGGAGGAGGCAACATAGGTGGTGGTTCAGGAAGAGGTGGAAATGTTGGTGTGGGTGGAACAGGTAGCGTAGGTGCAGGAGGTGGGGtaggtgttggtggtggtgcaAGTGGAGGAGCCAATGTAGGTGGTGGTATCGGAGGAGGTGGAAGTGTTGGCATAGGTGGTGGTGCAGCTGGAGATGGAAATGTTGGTGGAGGTGGAGGAGGAAGTGTAGGTGCGGGAGGTGGTGGAGTAAGTGGAGGAGGTAATATAGGCAGTGGTGTGGCTGCTGGTGGAAATGTTGGTGCTGGTGGAAGTGGTAGCATAGGTGGTGTTGGTGGAGGTGGAGGCAGTAATGTTGGGGGAGGAGGCAGCATAGGTGGTGGTGCAGGAGGTAGTGTAGGTGTTGGTGGTAGTGCAAGTGGAAGAGGTAATGTAGGTGGTGGTATTGGAGGTGGTGGTGCAACTGGAGGTGGAGGTGGAAGCAGTAACGTTGGGGAGGAGGTAGCATAGGGGGTGGTGCAAGAGGAGGTGGGAATGTTGGGGTTGGTGGAGGAGGTAATGTAGGTGCGGGAGGTGGTGTAGGTGTTGGTGGTGGAGCAAGTGGAAAAGGTAATGTAGGTGGTGGTGCAGCTGCAGGTGGAAATGTTGGTGCTGGTGGAAGTGGTAGCATAAgtggtggtgttggtggagTTGGAGGTGCAAGTGAAAGCGGTAATGTTGGGGGAGGAGGTAGCATAGGTGGTGGTGCAGGAGGAAGTGGAAATGTTGGTATTGGTGGAGGAGGTAGTGtaggtgttggtggtggtggtggtattGGAGGAGGCAATGTAGGTGGTGGTATTGGAGGAGGTGGAaatgttggtggtggtggaggtgtaGGTGGAAGCGATAACGTTGGGGGAGGAGGTAGCATAAGGGGTGGTGTAGGAGGAGGTGGAAATGTTGGTGTTGGTGGAAGAGGTAGTGTAGGTGCGAGAGGTGGTGGAGATGTTGGTGGTGGAGCAAGTGGAGGAGGTAATATAGGTGGTGGTGCAGCTGGAGGTGGaaatgttgatgcaggtggaaGAGGTAGTCTAGGTAATGATGTCGGTGGAAGTGCAGGAGGTAATGCAGGTGGTGGTGTTGAAGGAGGTGGAAGTGTTGGCATAGGTAGAGGGGGTAAGGTAGGTTGTGGTCCAAGTGGAAGAGGTAACATGGGTGGTAGTGGTGATGTTGGTGGAAGTAAGTGGAGGAAGTAAGATAAGTGGTGGTGGGAGAGATAATGCAGACATTGATATACTAGTATTATAAGAAGGTAGCATaagaaattatgttaaataagGAGGTAGTATAAGTAATGgtcattagaaaaataatacactAAGAGTAAGTTATACTAGTATTATAATTCTAGTGATTGAAAGAAGGAATGGATGTGCTATAACTATTCCTATATGTATAATAGTAATGGCAATTACTTGTAACTTTTCACACTTAAAGTTTTAGTATTTATGTAcaagagaaataaaattatgtcatgatatattaaatgaaatgttatgtatattatatctattgaatcataaaaataatttcagcgtgattttatatttaatgaagtgtcatattgtttatatatatatatatatatatatatatatatatatataagcaatgTAATAAGGCAAATATGTAAGGGtggaaaaaaatttgattaatgcAATTTTGATTGAACTCatccattaaaattttattttttaaaatatgttttcttgataaaatatatatttcacaattttttagatcaaatttctattttatttatatgatctTAAAATCCGGATAATCCAAATCTCAAATCTATATTATGTTTATATCCAAACATTATTTGAACTGATTCAATCCCAAAGTCTCAATTAACTAAACCCTAAATCTTCTCCCCTCTTTTTCCTTATAATTGATTCAAGGTAAATCCAAATACTATTACGAATAGATCCGATTCTCCTTTCTTTCCTTCTTCgagtttgaaatttttattattataatactatgattgtaataatttttttattataattttcatatatttcaaaacgattataattatttcgaaaatattttttctaatatgcatatttcaaatatttttataatatgcatatttcaaatattataatttttagttataattaaattatttcaaatgcatatttcaaatattatcattattttgaaaatattttttcaaatatttaattttaatatttcgaatgcatattttaaatattattataatttaaattttattataatatgcatatttaaaaacaatatttctttatattttgaaatatgcatttgaaaataaattattaaacgattataattataatgaaatgattaaaaaaataaaaaaacatatttaaaaattataataaaaatatatttgaaatatgcaTAAAGATATATGTTAACTAATTAGTTGTTAACTTGTAAGTTTTGAGATGATAACTTAGTTTAATggattagaaatattttaataaagagtgaatgtaatttgtgtttttaagtaaaaatatatcattatgaaataataattttaaatatttttaaataatgaaattcatCTTAAcgattttaatacttttacttgtttttaaaattatatatatttttcatctgaacaagatattttatttaaatgaattaatttaatgaatatcaattaaatttaaattttatttatttattaaaaaaattattttacatttttcaatttaaattgttgATACATTGAATTTgctaattactattttattttgatcaattttcaaatatcataaTCTAATGTTACTTCAATTGtgatgtcaaatatttttaatttgaattgcatgataaattaacaaaaaaaaaataagatagatcaaaaattaattatcttcataatatttcaatagagttaataaaaaatatattaaaatataagagataagattaaaaagtaaataaataaactgcAAGTTATAAACTACAAAGTACTTTGAAATAACTTATAGTTTATACActagaaattttttaaagtaaattattttgaattccttttaaatgtttttgtatttgtcaAATTAAGGCATAAGCTAGTCAGATAAACTAATAATTAACTTATTAACCGTATCTAATCAACTCATAATATGTTTATATTGTGTAGATAatctatctataacaataaaagaGATTCCTCTTTTTTGTCTACTGTATCTAATCAACTCATAATATGTTTATATTGTGTAGATAAtctatctataataataaaggAGATTCCTCTTTTTTGtctacatttcataatacccattttacccttagttatacccgttttatctttagttattttaaaaattaattattttttaaataatttacttttaattatttttctacacatcttttttgtcttaaatcattatttaaattttctatttatatatatattttataattttttatttaacaattattttaaaaaatttcttaaaaattaaaaaatgcgaatACATCAGCGCATGTGTATtcgctagtaataataataataataataaatacataaataatagtaattaattaaaagccaacttaaattttgttaaatttgggAAATTATTTCGGTGAATTCTAAACTTATTGCGTGTAATAATATGGAAAGAGTTATGAATAATTAAGAGACCAATATTTCACTCatttaaatgacaaaaaatccaaataataaataattgaaatattattccCTGATTTTGGTGATACATGAAGTCTATACTTGCTGATAAGAAAAGGGTTTATGTTTATATTCCCTAAAGTTATTCTGATTTtagtatgtttttaattttagggttaaatatgtttttatctcttaactttcagtaaattttggaattagtccattttgaaactttggaccaatttagtcattcatctttcgaaatacttagatttagttcttttaatcaaattttgttaagtttatttgatgtttcgtacgcatttcaggaattgtttatattgtttgacacatttttgctttaatgttaagtcaaatattattgtgAAACGcgcttaaaatttataatatggAATTTAACACGTTTTTCATTTTACATAAAAGTTGTATAAGTTAGAtggatatattattattattattattatgaaatatctttGGTTTTAAAAGAGTGTTAGGAATATCATGCTGGACAACTTCAGTCCTACAGATTGttaagttaaatgtgtattgtaTAAGACTTTAAAAtcgttaatttttattttaagaaaacatgaTTTTACCGTACTGATACGttgatgtaaatataaatataatatatatatatatatatatatatatatatatatatatatatatatatatatatatatatatatatatatatatatattaatacaaacTAATGAGGTGAGAAGAtagagagaaaatataaaataatcaattatacaAAATGACTTATTGTGATGATTATTGGtcaacaagaaaaaaaacattttaattattgaagaaATCGGTTGTTAAAGGAGTCAAATTGAGGACTAACATATTTAGTCGTTGAATTAGCATTGAACATAAACAGtaacgaaaattttaattgcaaaataattaattatcaatttaaaaattagtagTTAAAGAGTCACCAAAATTGTAATTGTTAAtcgatttttaaaaatttggtcAGCTTAAAATATTAGAGATTAATCTAATTCAATCATAAATAAGAactcattttaatttaacaaaataattttaatcgctaatcaatcataaataagtaagttttttaatttaattaaaatagaatcGATGGTAAAATCAATAACTAAATCAACAGTTAAATTGTTGACTAAATCAACTTGgttttattcaattttctaCATATCTATAAGTACTACATTTTTAGTTATactaaataacaaaaaattctaatatataataatatagtaaaatATAGCTTAATACATGATATGAtccaacataaaataaaaatgaaatttattctaaatatatatatataaattttaaaaatcatcacaaaaTGGAGTCTTACTAAGGTTAACGTGGATTACCATATTAGTGTTAAGTGAAAACAccacatataattaattatatttatatttaacttaatttcactTGGCAGGACAATAGTTAAAGATGCGTTTAAACTTATGCTTGGATAACGAGTGTAGGATTTATCAGTGAAAATGGTGCAAGTTTGGCTTGTATGACGTTTTGGTGGAGCGTGAATGATGGTTTATATCATCATATTTCACCAAAATCGTTACAGTGTcggataaatatatttgaaaattttggttttgaatatatataaatatatatatatatatatatatatattaaataattaattttttaattttttcctattttaaataaattttaattttttatataaaattgaatattatttttatattagttttttattttgaaataatatcaataaaataaattaaatttatataacagtgtaaaattatattaaaattttaattattttttaaattttttcaatatttttataatttattatattatttaattaattaaatctattataacttttcaatccaaataattttatttttcagtcaTTTCTTTCTCCATTCCTTTGTTTCGCTCATTCCGGTGACAAGCTTAAACATAGGATTGGCTCCTTCGTGAACTCCTATTTATGAGTGGGCTTTCTTTGCCGTAACTCACTTCACTTGGGCCAAAGTTGTAACCTCAAGGTTATTGCTTCTTATACTTCTTCAATTATTAACTGCACTCTtagaaaaatattcaaataccTCCTACCACTGCACATCATTCTCATTGTTGCAGTTACCACTTCTACCATTACGGCCActggagagaaaaaaagaaaaataaaaagaggaaGGAGATAACGCtgtaatggaaaagaaaaaattacgaGAAATGAAACTCTTCCTCCTGAAAATTATTTTCAGAATATATTTGAGCGTATTTTGGAAGTCTCTtttccaaatatattttatttaggagtgttttgaaaacttttctttctgaatcatatttaaaaaaaaactatctaattaatatttataattttttaaaataatttaattgagttaattctttaaaaatagaaattcaattgaaacaaaaataaaagaattaaaacaaaaagttaaatagagatcgatttaaaattttataactaaaattgGAACCAACCGAACAATTAAATCTTGATTAAACTAAATTTCCATTTAGACCTTTGATAgatgtaaattttattaagaacaAAAAGGAAGAATCTAGCTAGTTCGGAATATTCTTCCTTGAATAAACTAGATTTATGTGGAACCTCGGTAGGTAGAGAAAGTAAAGAAGAACTTTTGGTGTAACAAACGCGTCAACATTGGGCCCTTAAAAGGAACTTTAAAACTATAATCATAACCGTCATAGAAAAACTGATCCACTTACAACTATAGTGATTGGCCCATCTGTAAATTGCTCATTTCTTTCCTTAATTAACAATACAACACTTTCCACACACACAAAAAGGATCAAAGTTTATCTCTTTCAATATTATCTCTACTTCCAGAACAAATGAAATAGTTTAAGAGTTTAttaggatttttcttttgttaaacaCTTACTATCAAACATGACAAATCACAAAatcataaactaaaattaatatctaaCTTAATTCTTAAGACTTATCTCATTATATGTTTCAAAAAatgttaacttttctttttataaaaaaaaaatttaaagaaaaattctagataacattatatataaagaagaattaaattatattattgcatccttaataattttgtataagtgttaaactttattaattaattttctattttgatatattatttattatggttATTTTCATCCAATATAAAATTGGTATACTAATTTTCATCCAATAATATAAGAGATCTATAAATATAGGATTTATAATATCGATAAAATGCTCAATAATTGATCAACTATATCTATagcatattatatataatgttatgacatGGATACACTTCATTATATGGtgactttttttcttctccataTACATGTATGTAGTACTTTTGGCTACCTATAATTTTCTATGTTAACCTATTCAAGACTTTCAACTTAAGCAACCATAAtaaatcaatcaattatttattctttagttGTTGATCACCAATATACCAAAACACTTCGAATTACAgtgttaataatatatttatttgcaataatattttaacattactactaattttacacatttattaatataaattaagttattttatagtaataaaataaatttaacaaatctTTTAccttgatatatattttttaattttaattttacttttaaattcttcatctgtatttcaaatattattttttgtatttaaaattagtatttttcgcatctaaatatatacataaatttgtaattatataCTCGTTTAAGATAAGTTTTAatcaatcatttaaaaattaataaattttaaataattacataaatagttataatttatttattaataattactttatactTTAAAATACTTAATACAACTTTATGTGTGAAGCACAtgcattaaattttgtttaacatcttatataaaatgtataaatcacatttattaataaaaataataataatcataatgaCATTATTGTCTATGAGTTAGAAAGCTTTTTGGTCAGACAATGTTACTAATTATAATTTGGTAACTCTAAATTACTTATACGATACTACTATTCATACACAGAATTACGTTTGAATGTGATCATTCGATCAATTTTTCAGTAATGAATTATTTCTAATTTCctataaatgaatatttatgtGAATAACTTCCTGACACCAACCTATATCTATTTTGTtacccaaaaatatttattctcaAGAAAGAAGCAACACaacaaaatttatcttttaaacctcaacaatttgattaaaatttcaatgattgtcaaattttgaaataaaaataaatatacataaatattttgaaataaaaataaatgttgatgttcggaaaatgatttttgttgGTTTAAGACAAGATAATGCTCACTAATTATCTTCACTtgaaaatggaaaggaaaaacTATACTATTTGCTCGTATAATAtgacaaagaaaagaaatgatTGTTCATATTTTTCAAGTTTCTAGAGTCATTTTCAATTACAGGtatatgataattatattttgttttattgcaTAATTTATCTGTTGTACAtgtcttttaatatttgtttaaataattaactttattaaattaagtttcatattaattaataaaacaattaattacacaaaaattcaaattacagtaataatcttaaattaattttaaatctacacACTTAAAATTAACACTTTCacgaaatttaaattttagtcgaataattaattatttatatatatttttttaactattctctttttcattttttttaaaacctcctttttaaaaaaagaaaaatcggCTCACGATTCCATTTCTGATTGAGTAATTTGAGGTTCATATTTTGGACCAAGGACTCGAATTATGACCGAGATAATatggaaaaaaattgtatggATGACCCGAAAAAGGACAGgggagaaaaatgaagaaaacccATTAATAAAGTAGTTTCCATGTTCACgtcaaatttattttgtaattgatttatttaacttttgttGTTATTGTGTTATTTATGCGATCGATAGTATAATTTATAGTCATATTTTTCATCATAATCTTTCGATCCTTGCATGAATAGTTAAATTTTTCACCTTTTCGATAGTCAACTATTTTGATGGTTgacatgttttttatttggCTTAATTATTCGGATCATGCCCATTTtggttcaaaaattttaaaatgatactcactttgaactttgtctcaatttagtacccaattttgattattgcatcaatgtagtactCTCCGTTAAGTCTTCACAAACGGCGTTAACTACCTTGTCACGTGTCAGCCtctggattttttaattttttttatttttatttttaatttttttaatttttaattttttttaacttttttttagaatttgtcacgtgtcaaatccttgatgtgacacgtgaTATCGCCACGTGTCAAGGTACCTGACAAGTGTCATTATCTTCATTTCAACTTAGTCCCCACATGtatctatttgtttcaatttagtacccatatatatttattggtttcaatttagtacccaatttatttattttaattttgtctgaatatttttttacaaaatagagaaatattatgTCTCCtgaagaccaaatttattatttatataaatgttatatttatatttgttattaaaaatgacttacaaatataaatttcaataagcccttaattttataactcatttttagtaacaaatatcaatataatatttatataaataataaattttgtcttaaaagagatacaatatttctccatttttttaaaaaaaaatatttgaataaaattcaaacaaataaattgggtactaaattgaaacaaataaacatatatgggtactaaattgaaacaaatagacacatgTGGAGAC carries:
- the LOC114181624 gene encoding glycine-rich cell wall structural protein 1, with protein sequence MAIFSRKVIMRIILLVIIIIGTVDGRKVQNCGGFGNGRSADGGFGSAGTGTGSNIGSGGGAKIGEGGSIGAGAGGGVGASGGASGSNNVGGGGNIGGGVGGGGSIGAPAGGGVVVGGGASGGGNIGGGVGGGGSVGVGGGGNIGGDGNVGAGGRGSIGGGIGGGGAGGSSNVGGGGNIGGGSGRGGNVGVGGTGSVGAGGGVGVGGGAAGDGNVGGGGGGSVGAGGGGVSGGGNIGSGVAAGGNVGAGGSGSIGGVGGGGGSNVGGGGSIGGGAGGSVGVGGSASGRGNVGGGIGGGGATGGGGGSSNVGEEVA
- the LOC114191069 gene encoding glycine-rich cell wall structural protein 1-like gives rise to the protein MLGLVEEVIGKGNVGGGAAAGGNVGAGGSGSISGGVGGVGGASESGNVGGGGSIGGGAGGSGNVGIGGGGSVGVGGGGGIGGGNVGGGIGGGGNVGGGGGVGGSDNVGGGGSIRGGVGGGGNVGVGGRGSVGARGGGDVGGGASGGGNIGGGAAGGGNVDAGGRGSLGNDVGGSAGGNAGGGVEGGGSVGIGRGGKVGCGPSGRGNMGGSGDVGGSKWRK